One Lycium barbarum isolate Lr01 chromosome 5, ASM1917538v2, whole genome shotgun sequence genomic window carries:
- the LOC132640548 gene encoding O-fucosyltransferase 31-like, with translation MRVYHRGGTMAGCFLLLFPILFPSLFTPLSHASLSVFSEWNAPKPRHSRLLKSALQCQTTSEKQSDLWMPLAYQGWKPCIESAASNLPEKSEGYIQMFLDGGLNQQRMAICDAVVVAKILNATLVIPYLEVNPVWQDSSTFMDIFDVDHFINALKDDVAIVKELPDGLSWSTREYYATAIRPSRIKRAPVHASTNWYLDNVLPVMQSYGIAAIAPFSHRLTFDNLPKNLQHLRCKANFQALVFVPHIRHLGDALVNRLRDPSTKSNMVGSSNYLREVSEKYKQGAGKFVALHLRFDKDMAAHSACDFGGGKAEKLALAKYRQVIWQGRVLNSQFTDEELRNQGRCPLTPEEIGLLLAALGFDNSTRLYLASHKVYGGEARISTLRSLFPLMEDKKSLASSDERALIKGKASLLAAVDYYVSMHSDIFVSASPGNMHNAMVGHRTYYNLKTIRPNMALLGQLYLNKTLSWPDFREAIVEGHKNRQGKIRLCKPKQSVYTYPAPDCMCQG, from the exons ATGAGGGTCTATCATAGAGGTGGGACTATGGCTGGTTGTTTTTTGCTGCTTTTCCCCATTTTGTTTCCCAGTCTTTTCACTCCTTTGAGCCATGCCTCACTGTCCGTTTTCTCG GAATGGAATGCTCCAAAACCCAGGCACTCACGTCTTTTGAAAAGTGCTCTACAATGCCAAACT ACCTCTGAAAAACAGTCTGACCTTTGGATGCCTTTGGCCTACCAAGGATGGAAACCCTGTATTGAATCCGCTGCCTCTA ACCTACCTGAAAAATCTGAGGGATACATTCAAATGTTTCTTGATGGAGGGTTAAATCAACAAAGGATGGCG ATCTGTGATGCAGTTGTCGTTGCCAAGATTCTGAATGCTACACTTGTGATCCCTTATTTAGAAGTGAATCCTGTTTGGCAAGATTCGAG CACATTCATGGATATTTTTGATGTGGATCACTTCATCAATGCCTTGAAAGATGATGTAGCAATAGTTAAAGAGCTTCCAGATGGACTCTCTTGGAGCACACGAGAGTATTATGCAACTGCTATTCGACCATCCAGAATCAAGAGAGCACCAGTCCATGCTTCTACAAACTGGTATTTGGACAATGTATTGCCTGTCATGCAGAG TTATGGGATTGCTGCCATAGCTCCATTTTCTCACCGACTGACATTTGACAACTTGCCTAAGAACCTCCAACACCTTCGATGTAAAGCGAATTTTCAAGCACTAGTCTTTGTTCCTCACATAAGACATCTTGGAGATGCCCTTGTCAATCGCCTCAGAGATCCTTCTACCAAAAGCAATATGGTTGGTAGTAGTAACTACCTTAGAGAGGTTAGTGAAAAGTACAAACAAGGAGCAGGGAAGTTTGTTGCTCTTCACCTTCGCTTTGACAAG GATATGGCTGCACATTCAGCCTGTGATTTTGGTGGTGGAAAGGCTGAAAAACTTGCATTAGCTAAATACAGGCAAGTGATTTGGCAGGGAAGAGTCTTAAACTCTCAATTTACTGATGAAGAGTTGAGAAATCAAGGACGGTGCCCATTGACCCCAGAAGAAATCGGATTGTTGCTAGCAGCTTTGGGATTTGACAATAGCACTCGCTTATATCTCGCCTCCCATAAG GTTTACGGTGGGGAAGCTCGGATCTCAACCCTGAGAAGTTTGTTTCCTCTGATGGAAGATAAAAAGAGCCTTGCCTCTTCAGATGAAAGAGCTCTTATAAAAGGGAAGGCTTCTTTACTGGCTGCAGTTGATTATTACGTCAGCATGCACAGTGATATTTTTGTTTCCGCTTCCCCAGGAAATATGCACAATGCAATG GTGGGGCATCGAACGTACTATAATCTGAAGACAATAAGGCCTAACATGGCCTTATTAGGCCAGCTTTACCTGAATAAAACACTGAGTTGGCCAGATTTCCGAGAGGCAATTGTCGAAGGGCACAAGAACCGACAAGGGAAGATCAGACTTTGCAAACCCAAACAATCAGTGTATACGTATCCTGCTCCCGATTGCATGTGCCAGGGTTGA